Genomic DNA from Theropithecus gelada isolate Dixy chromosome 1, Tgel_1.0, whole genome shotgun sequence:
caaagtactgggattacaggcgtgagccacatctGACCCAGGTTGAACTTCTGAATAGGCTAAGTACTCATCTAAGCAAAGTCCATTTAACCTGAGACCACTTTACACTGGATGTGACTGAGCATCCCCTCCTTTTCAACACAGGAATGAAACTCCAAAGAAACATAGACTCAgctacagacaaaaaaaaaaagttccatatTCTTTACCCTCTGAGTTATATACATATCAATCTCAATCATCTACACAGATACATTTTTACAAGTACACATACAGGTAAATGCAGAGTAAGATCTAGAAGGATTCACAGCATGCTGATAAAAGCAGGTACCCTGAGAGAGGGCAATGAATGAAGAGTGCTTCCGGTTTCAAGTTGAAAGTCATCCAGTTTTTGTATGAAAACCCATATACCTATTTTCTCTGTATGTTTTAGAAAACTTATGAATATTAAGCACCTACTAGCTACTGGCATAGGGAAATAGGGGAGCTTGTTCAAGGGAAACAAACTCAGTAGGGAGAATCTTTTAGCTGTACACATTTCCTCATGGGCTGAAGGGTTCATAATCCTGGGTGAACGTTGTGGACCTTTGCATGCTGCTTTAGGTGATCAGATCTTGCAAAATTCTTGTTGCATATTGAACACAGGTAGGGCCGTTCCCCTGTGTGCCTTTTCTTGTGTCTGTTGAGCTCATCTGAGCGGGTGAATTTCCACGTACATCCCTCTACATCGCATATGTAGGGCTTCTCCCCTGGaccagacagagagagagagacgcgTCATACATCAGGGTGAGGTAGGGCAGGGACATTGAAAGTGAACAAGAAAAAGTTTTTGAGCAAGTTGGAGTGGGAGAGGTAGAGCCAAAGGAGACGGAGGTGGGGGAGGTGAGTGAAGGAGGGGAATGAGGGCCACAAAAGCTAGAAAGACAAGAGGAAAACTGTGAAGaagggaacaaaaggaaaggaagaagaagaaaaaaaaacaggaggagAGACAGTTATTGGCAGGCAAGTTAGTAAGGGGAATAAGGAGGATGAGGGAAGTGAGGCCTGGGGGCGCTGTCACTATGAAGTGACGATCCCAGTAGAAATAGCGTCAAGAACATCTACCTGCAAGAGGCCAAAGAAATCCCTTCACTTCTTCCCATCAAACCAGCAGTCAACATCACTAAAGGCTATAGCCAGCCTGGCTCTGGTCCAAGACTAGAGCCTGTCCCTAGGACTGCTTTATCCCCGCTTCTGAAGGTGCCAACCTTTTCTATTATAGAATCTTCTTGAATTCTTGGCTTAAAGGAAGTGGCAGCAATCTCAAATGCTCCCAGGGCTTTGTAAAGGCACAAATCTGTAGCCACTTGCCCCTCACCCCGTTCCCAGGCCCTCACTCACCGGTGTGGTTGCGCATATGGGTTCGGAGGTGGCAAGCCTTTTTATAAGACTTCTTGCAGTTCTCGTAAGTGCAGATGTAGGGCCTCGAAACCTCAGGATTCTTCCAGAACTGGCAGCTCTGTGTCTTCTGCTTTTCTGGAACTTGTCCTTGAATCAAATGGGAACTTGAAAAGCATGGGAATCCTGGGTGTGGCAATGATGAGAACTGATGGGATATATATCCCCCATAAAGGCTGTGGTCATTAGTGAGCATTGTCATATTGCCCACCTGAAGAGTCAGCATCTGGTCCCCATAGAGGGTCGGGTTGCCACTATATGTTGCCATCTGGCCTCCACAGAGAGCCTGGTTATCAATGGAGGTCATATTCTGCCCCCCATAGAGGGTCTGATTACCAGTGGAGGTCGTCACCTGCTCCCCACAGAGGGTCTGGTTACTAGTGGAGGTCATCATCTGCTCCCCACAGAGGGTCTGGTTACTAGTGGAGGTCGTCACCTGCTCCCCATAGAGGGTCTGGTTACCAGTGGAGGTCGTCACCTGCTCCCCATAGAGGGTCTGATTACCAGTGGAGGTCGTCGCCTGCTCCCCATAGAGGGTCTGATTACTAGTGGAGGTCGTCGCCTGCTCCCCATAGAGGGTCTGGTTACTAGTGGAGGTCGTCACCTGCTCCCCATAGAGGGTCTGGTTACTAGTGGAGGTCGTCATCTGCTCCGCGTAGAGGGTCTGGTTACCAGTGGAGGTTGTCGCTTGCTCCCCATAGAGAGTCTGGTTATCAGTGGAAGTCATCATTTGCCCTCCATAGAGGTCTAGACTGGTTGTCATCTGGCCCCCAGAGAGGGCCTCATCGCCACTGGAAGTCACTGTATGACCATCAGTGAGGGTCTGGTCACTACTGAAGGTCACCTGGTCCCCACAGAGAGTCTGGTTATCACTGAGGGTCTTCATCTGATCTCCATGCAGGGCTGGTATCTGACTCTCATTGAGGGTCTGGTCACTACTTGGAGTGTTCAGCTGGTTACTTTCACTGGAGATTGTCATGTTGCTTGCAGTGATGGCTGTCTTCTGGCAATCAGTGGGTGATGACTTTGGGGTGTCAGTAACATCTGTCATCTGGGAGCCTGCTGTGTGTTTTATCTGATCAAAGGAAGTCACTTTCTGGCCCATGGAATAAGTCTCATTTAGGTCTTCAAGTGCCATATCAAGGGCTTTAAGAGGGTGCATTGTTAAGTCCTGGGTGAGAACTGTCCCAGGGATGTTAGTGCATGCAGAAGTCATCATTGTGGGCCCCAAGGGAGGCATCGTCTTGCTCCTGGTTGACTCATGTTGGCTCTCCTCAGCATGGGCAGTCAGAGGCATACAGTTCTGTGGTTCTGGTGCATCTGGGGTTTCTGCCTGTTTTGTATGTCGCTCAGAGAGATGCTGGAAAAAATTCTCAATTTCCTCAATTGCCTGGAGGAGACTGGAATCCATTTCTTTGCTGTTGCCTGATAACTAACTGAATCTTTTGTTATGGGATCCTGCAAAAAAGTTAATAGGTCAGGGGTTCATCCCAGTTCAAATTCTCCTTCTCCATCCCTGTTGAGCCCACCATTATCTCTTGCCTAGAAGCCTGTAGTTGCCTCTCAACTGACTCTGGAGTTAACTTCATCCAGTGTACCCTCCACACACAGAGTAACATTTCAAAAGTgaaaacatttctcaaatgcaAACTTTTACTAAGCCACTCCTATCTACCAATGGAGGCAAGAATCTAGATGGATGCTGTGAATGTCCCATTATCCTCTGAAGAGATCTGACCCCAGAGACTTTTTCAAAGTCTCCTCTCCAGACATCTTACCGGAGATTCAGCTGATTAAACTTTCAAATAAATTGTCTAATTTCATTTCCACCATGACCCCAGAAAATAAGGGTCAtaattaatctcattttaaagaaaatagaagtcCAGGGAGGTGAATTGGCTTGGCCCAGATGGAAGACTCTTAACTTGTACTGGATCTATCTGGCTCTGGGTCCTTACAGTCCCCTAGATAAATGGGGACATTTCTCCCAGAGATCTCCCTGGGGGCACCCACTGATTCTGGCCTCCTGAGAACCATCCTGGAAACCACCAGCTTCTAGGAACCATTCtactatggactgaatgtgtttCTCCAAATTTTGTATGTTAAAACTGAATTTCCAATGTGATTGTATTagaaggtagggcctttgggagatgattaggtcatggaGACAGAGCCTTCAAGAATGAGATGAGTGTTCTTCTAAGGGGCTGAGTTCTTTACTTCTACCAAGTGAGGACCCAGCTAAAAGGTGCCATCTATAAATCAGAAAGCatgcccttaccagacaccaaatctaccAGCTCCTGGacagaacagactaagacacattCCAAGCAGCagtttctttggagacagaggcaTAATTGTGCATATATTTCTGTTCAAAGTGGCCATCCATATGCTTCTAGGCTTCCTATGTCTCTGGTatgatgtgtatgtatgtatgtatgtatgtatttattgttttctctgcCCCATATGATCTGCAAGAAAAGTGTCAAATTTATAATGAGCTCCCCAAAGCCATTATCTGGGTAGCCTCACATCTTTTTCATTCCCTGTGCCTCTTCCCTGCTTTTGTCCTACTCTGGCCAGATCAGTACACTCAGTTTTGCCATGTTCCTATCCAATCCATTGCTCAGTCTGCCCTACCTAGCCAAGTTATCTTATCTAATACGTTCTCCTTTCCTATCTCTGCCATCAAAGCCTGGTCCCTCCTGCCTTGTCCTGACTCTCAGAATAGAGAAATACCATAATTCTCCCAGGCTGTATTCAAAATGTGTGACAGGACTGCCATTAAATATGGTGGACGGAGGAGACCCTGAAGTCCTTCCCTTCTATACCAAATCATAGAAATGATAGACGgctttaaatatgtacatatatacaatgtatatatattatataaatatttatatttatttatatatactttttaaaaattattttattttatttatttattttattttattattttatatacatttatatatttataatatttatatataatacatataaattataatatataaaaatattatatataatatataacatataaatgtaatatataatatacaatgtttaatattataatataaatatatattatatacacttaaagaaaaaattttctataagtattatatatacttaaaaaaatttaaaaactgcaaagaatatatatatattatatatctattaatGGTTGGAAATAAGTGGAATTTCCCAAGAACTAGGAGGTACCCTTAAAAGAAGGGAGATAATTAAAGCCATAGTGGAAGCAGAAGCCACTTTCACTTGGAGGTCTAGGCTGATGCCACTTCCTATGGTGACACCCTACCAAGAGGAGCTCTCAAAACc
This window encodes:
- the KLF18 gene encoding Kruppel like factor 18, which translates into the protein MDSSLLQAIEEIENFFQHLSERHTKQAETPDAPEPQNCMPLTAHAEESQHESTRSKTMPPLGPTMMTSACTNIPGTVLTQDLTMHPLKALDMALEDLNETYSMGQKVTSFDQIKHTAGSQMTDVTDTPKSSPTDCQKTAITASNMTISSESNQLNTPSSDQTLNESQIPALHGDQMKTLSDNQTLCGDQVTFSSDQTLTDGHTVTSSGDEALSGGQMTTSLDLYGGQMMTSTDNQTLYGEQATTSTGNQTLYAEQMTTSTSNQTLYGEQVTTSTSNQTLYGEQATTSTSNQTLYGEQATTSTGNQTLYGEQVTTSTGNQTLYGEQVTTSTSNQTLCGEQMMTSTSNQTLCGEQVTTSTGNQTLYGGQNMTSIDNQALCGGQMATYSGNPTLYGDQMLTLQVGNMTMLTNDHSLYGGYISHQFSSLPHPGFPCFSSSHLIQGQVPEKQKTQSCQFWKNPEVSRPYICTYENCKKSYKKACHLRTHMRNHTGEKPYICDVEGCTWKFTRSDELNRHKKRHTGERPYLCSICNKNFARSDHLKQHAKVHNVHPGL